One window of Mesorhizobium sp. WSM4904 genomic DNA carries:
- a CDS encoding TIGR01459 family HAD-type hydrolase produces MADSPDIIASLADLAGNYAAILCDVWGVVHNGEWHFPVAAEALARARATKVPVVLITNSPRRSADVIAQMNAIGVPAEAYDRVVTSGDVTRDLIAEGPRKIFHIGPERDFTLYDGLDVEVVEEFEASGIVCTGLYDDEVEKPADYAELLQRLRARNLPFICANPDILVERGERTIWCAGALARDYAQLGGRTLIAGKPFAPIYNVAMKEVAGLLGHAVERTAVLAIGDGMMTDVKGAADNGFDVLYVSGGIHARDYGDPLRPDPERLAGFLATHGYRPVAVIPRLQ; encoded by the coding sequence ATGGCGGATTCGCCCGACATCATCGCTTCGCTCGCCGACCTGGCGGGAAACTACGCAGCCATCCTGTGCGACGTATGGGGCGTGGTGCACAATGGCGAATGGCACTTTCCCGTCGCCGCGGAGGCGCTGGCGCGGGCGCGCGCGACAAAGGTCCCGGTGGTGCTGATCACCAACTCGCCGCGCCGCAGCGCCGACGTCATCGCGCAGATGAATGCGATCGGCGTTCCGGCTGAAGCCTATGACCGCGTCGTCACGTCCGGCGACGTGACCCGCGACCTGATCGCCGAGGGGCCGAGGAAGATCTTCCACATCGGTCCGGAGCGCGATTTCACCCTCTATGACGGCCTGGACGTCGAGGTTGTCGAGGAGTTCGAGGCTTCCGGCATCGTCTGCACCGGGCTCTATGACGACGAGGTGGAGAAGCCGGCCGACTATGCCGAGCTGCTGCAGCGGCTGCGTGCCCGCAACCTGCCGTTCATCTGCGCCAATCCCGACATACTGGTGGAGCGCGGCGAGCGCACCATCTGGTGCGCCGGCGCGCTCGCCCGCGACTACGCGCAGCTCGGCGGCCGCACGCTGATCGCCGGCAAGCCTTTCGCGCCGATCTACAACGTCGCCATGAAGGAAGTCGCCGGCCTGCTCGGCCACGCTGTCGAGCGTACGGCGGTGCTCGCCATCGGCGACGGCATGATGACCGACGTCAAGGGCGCCGCCGACAACGGCTTCGACGTGCTCTATGTCTCGGGCGGCATTCATGCCCGCGACTATGGCGACCCGCTGCGGCCCGATCCCGAAAGGCTCGCAGGCTTCCTCGCGACGCACGGCTATCGGCCGGTCGCCGTCATTCCGCGGCTGCAATAG
- a CDS encoding TadE/TadG family type IV pilus assembly protein has product MIRRFLCDKRGNYALMTVITMIPLMGGVALAIDYTELIRERQETLNALDAAGLATAQQIVAGASDADAVAYAKQFFEANLAHVLPSNTTLTVTLPKDNTGSGTLVMQATMKYQPYFLPVAAALLGGKASDTTINFSAKSEVKLKNTLEVALVLDNSGSMTELGHGSNQVRFDLLKSAAKQLVDQLAGQSQLMTQVTRPVQFSLVPFAASVNVGPANEKAAWMDKDGISPIHHENFDWTTMSQAKSPWGSSKYAEKVGDAWYARGSGWDATQKDAPLTRTSLYKQMQRVATTTSTTTCTGKGNNKVCTTTTTPATYASIASWGGCVESRPYPYNIEDTPASTATPATLFVPMFAPDETDNIDSSWRPAYANWHADVWAGTDAERQRYMPKYFTPGSAITPAYGMDAGPNTSCSTTAITPLTDVSVSAGATSIKTAIDAMAANGATNVPEGMAWGWRTLSSTAPFTEGRPESEKGNDKVLIVLTDGANTYYTPNSLRANNLASAESTYSALGYVKPYHTTYGDGRMFLGTTNVSKTDYSNANYTKAMNEHFATLCDNAKTAGVIVMTIALDLDSSKATEAAQMAALKTCSSNSRHALDPADPTGKTPKKLFWNSTGATLSDDFKEIGNELSNLRIVG; this is encoded by the coding sequence ATGATCCGCAGATTTCTATGCGACAAACGGGGCAACTATGCCCTGATGACGGTCATCACGATGATACCGCTGATGGGCGGCGTGGCGCTTGCCATCGACTACACGGAGTTGATCCGAGAGAGGCAGGAGACGCTGAACGCGCTGGACGCGGCCGGTCTTGCCACGGCGCAGCAGATCGTCGCCGGAGCCAGCGACGCCGATGCAGTGGCTTACGCCAAGCAGTTCTTCGAGGCCAATCTCGCACACGTGCTGCCGTCCAACACGACGTTGACGGTCACATTGCCCAAGGACAATACCGGCAGCGGCACGCTGGTCATGCAGGCCACCATGAAATACCAGCCCTATTTTCTGCCGGTCGCCGCCGCGCTGCTCGGAGGGAAGGCCAGCGACACCACCATCAACTTCTCGGCGAAATCAGAGGTGAAGCTCAAGAACACGCTGGAAGTGGCGCTGGTGCTCGACAATTCCGGATCGATGACCGAGCTCGGCCACGGCTCGAATCAGGTGCGGTTCGATCTGCTGAAAAGCGCCGCCAAGCAGTTGGTGGATCAGTTGGCCGGCCAGTCGCAACTGATGACGCAGGTTACCAGGCCTGTCCAGTTCAGCCTCGTTCCGTTCGCCGCCTCGGTCAATGTCGGGCCGGCGAATGAAAAGGCGGCCTGGATGGACAAGGACGGCATCTCGCCCATCCATCACGAAAACTTCGACTGGACGACGATGAGCCAGGCGAAGTCGCCATGGGGATCGAGCAAATATGCGGAGAAGGTCGGGGATGCTTGGTATGCACGCGGGAGTGGCTGGGACGCGACCCAGAAGGATGCGCCACTGACGCGCACCTCGCTCTACAAGCAGATGCAGCGTGTGGCAACGACGACCTCCACGACAACGTGTACCGGCAAAGGCAACAACAAGGTTTGCACGACCACCACCACACCGGCAACCTATGCCAGCATTGCGAGTTGGGGCGGCTGCGTGGAATCCCGCCCGTACCCCTACAACATCGAGGACACCCCTGCGTCCACGGCGACCCCGGCAACATTGTTCGTGCCGATGTTCGCTCCAGACGAAACCGACAACATCGACAGCTCTTGGCGCCCCGCCTACGCCAATTGGCATGCCGATGTATGGGCAGGTACGGATGCCGAGCGGCAGCGTTATATGCCGAAATATTTCACGCCAGGCAGCGCCATCACGCCTGCCTACGGCATGGACGCAGGGCCGAATACAAGCTGCAGCACCACTGCAATCACGCCTCTCACCGATGTATCGGTCTCGGCGGGCGCCACGTCCATCAAGACAGCTATCGACGCCATGGCCGCCAACGGCGCCACCAACGTGCCGGAAGGCATGGCCTGGGGCTGGAGGACCCTTTCCAGCACGGCTCCGTTTACCGAAGGCAGGCCCGAAAGTGAAAAGGGCAACGACAAGGTGCTGATTGTCCTGACGGACGGCGCCAACACCTATTACACACCAAACTCGCTCAGAGCCAACAACCTGGCCAGCGCAGAATCTACCTATTCAGCCCTCGGTTATGTGAAGCCGTACCACACGACCTATGGCGATGGCCGCATGTTCCTCGGCACCACCAATGTCAGCAAGACCGATTATTCGAACGCCAACTATACCAAGGCCATGAACGAACATTTCGCAACGCTCTGCGACAACGCCAAGACGGCCGGCGTCATCGTGATGACCATCGCGCTCGACCTCGATTCCAGCAAGGCGACGGAGGCTGCGCAGATGGCTGCCTTGAAGACCTGCTCGTCGAACTCGCGCCACGCTTTGGATCCCGCCGACCCGACCGGCAAGACGCCGAAGAAGCTGTTCTGGAATTCAACCGGCGCCACGCTGTCGGATGACTTCAAGGAAATCGGCAACGAATTGTCGAACCTGCGCATCGTCGGCTGA
- a CDS encoding pilus assembly protein: MREFWRRFCLDRRGNYALMTAIAMVPLMGAVAMGVDYTELNRQKQMVLNALDAANFAAARRLAEGATDDQIKAYAVDFFNANLNNIDPANISLEVTLPSSQAGGGLVTLCATLNYHPYFHPVAALLNGASEGDANKPITVAPCSQVRLKNTLEVAMVLDNSGSMSTAGTGTGQKRIDLLKQAAKQLVDTLAQQAAQIKQIDKPVQFSLVPFAASVNVGPRNDNAAWMDTYGLSPVANENFDWSTLSAPDKYAQKINGIWYKKGTGWGTEEGQILTRFELYRDMKVVTSHERIAGSKRVVCDRYRSNHTCSDSHDEYDYNDTYGPFASWQGCVEVRPYPYNVDDTPASGGPNNTGVGVGDPATMFVPMFAPDEPGNHWYVTQDPDEPKPVTYGAANSWWNDDPSSTTGKTRQSNMAKYFQPRPMNAPVLSKGAGPNYSCTTTPITPLTDVTNADGLAAIKAAIDLMVPNGNTNVPEGMAWGWRTVSSSPPFTEGRPESERGNDKVVIVLTDGENTYSTVSSDPAGNKSTYAAYGYTGVGYNGTFVTRLFGGTSSAIGQFNYSSGNYTNALNEQMAKLCDNAKAANIMVMTVALDMSSADAGDKKAMDALKTCSSDSRFRKDPTDPSKPAKLFWNATGATLSDNFKEIANELSNLRVVG; the protein is encoded by the coding sequence ATGCGCGAATTCTGGCGTCGATTTTGCCTCGACCGGCGCGGCAACTATGCCCTGATGACGGCCATCGCCATGGTGCCCCTGATGGGGGCCGTGGCAATGGGCGTCGATTACACGGAGCTCAACCGCCAAAAGCAGATGGTGCTGAACGCGCTCGACGCGGCCAACTTTGCCGCCGCGAGGCGGTTGGCGGAAGGCGCCACCGACGACCAGATCAAGGCCTATGCGGTCGACTTCTTCAACGCCAACCTCAACAATATCGACCCCGCCAACATCTCGCTTGAGGTCACGCTGCCCAGCAGCCAAGCCGGGGGCGGCCTGGTGACCTTGTGCGCGACGCTGAACTACCATCCCTATTTCCACCCGGTGGCGGCTCTGCTCAACGGCGCGTCCGAAGGTGACGCGAACAAGCCGATCACGGTCGCGCCGTGCTCTCAGGTGCGGCTGAAGAACACGCTGGAAGTGGCGATGGTGCTCGACAATTCGGGCTCGATGTCGACGGCCGGCACCGGCACCGGGCAGAAGCGCATCGACCTGCTCAAGCAGGCCGCCAAGCAGCTCGTCGACACGCTGGCGCAGCAGGCGGCGCAGATCAAGCAGATCGACAAGCCCGTCCAGTTCAGCCTCGTGCCGTTCGCCGCCTCGGTCAATGTCGGACCGCGGAACGACAACGCCGCGTGGATGGATACTTACGGCCTGTCGCCGGTCGCGAACGAGAATTTCGACTGGTCGACGCTCAGCGCGCCCGACAAATATGCCCAGAAGATCAACGGCATCTGGTACAAGAAGGGCACCGGCTGGGGCACGGAGGAAGGCCAGATCCTGACCCGCTTCGAGCTCTACCGCGACATGAAGGTGGTCACCAGCCACGAACGCATCGCCGGCAGCAAGCGGGTCGTCTGCGACAGGTACCGCTCCAATCATACCTGCTCGGACAGCCACGACGAGTACGACTATAACGACACCTACGGCCCATTTGCCAGCTGGCAGGGCTGCGTCGAGGTGCGGCCCTACCCTTACAATGTCGACGACACGCCGGCCTCCGGCGGACCGAACAACACGGGGGTCGGCGTCGGCGACCCCGCGACGATGTTCGTGCCGATGTTCGCCCCGGACGAGCCCGGCAACCACTGGTACGTGACCCAGGATCCGGACGAGCCGAAGCCGGTGACCTATGGCGCGGCCAACAGCTGGTGGAACGACGACCCGTCGAGCACCACCGGCAAGACCCGGCAGTCCAACATGGCCAAGTATTTCCAGCCTCGGCCGATGAATGCGCCGGTGCTGAGCAAGGGCGCAGGCCCGAACTACAGCTGCACCACCACGCCGATCACGCCGCTCACCGACGTCACCAATGCGGATGGGCTGGCCGCCATCAAGGCGGCGATCGACCTGATGGTTCCCAACGGCAACACCAATGTTCCGGAAGGCATGGCCTGGGGCTGGCGCACCGTCTCCAGCAGCCCGCCCTTCACCGAGGGACGGCCGGAGAGCGAACGCGGCAACGACAAGGTGGTCATCGTGCTGACCGACGGCGAGAACACCTATTCGACGGTGAGCTCCGACCCCGCCGGCAACAAGTCGACCTATGCGGCCTACGGCTATACCGGTGTCGGCTACAACGGCACCTTCGTGACCCGCCTGTTCGGCGGCACGTCGAGCGCCATCGGCCAGTTCAACTATTCGTCCGGCAACTACACCAACGCGCTCAACGAGCAGATGGCCAAGCTCTGCGACAACGCCAAGGCGGCCAACATCATGGTGATGACGGTTGCGCTCGACATGTCCTCGGCCGACGCCGGCGACAAGAAGGCGATGGACGCGCTGAAGACCTGCTCGTCCGACTCGCGCTTCCGCAAGGATCCGACCGATCCCAGCAAGCCGGCAAAACTGTTCTGGAACGCGACGGGAGCGACGCTGTCCGACAATTTCAAGGAAATCGCCAACGAGTTGTCGAACCTGCGGGTGGTTGGCTGA
- a CDS encoding LysE family translocator, with protein sequence MPDAANHLTFALICLGMVLTPGPNMIYLISRSLSQGPKAGLISLGGVALGFLFYVVSAALGITALIFAVPFAYDALRIAGALYLLWLAWQALRPGGRSPFQVRELPKDRPRKLFVMGLMTNLLNPKVAVLYLSLLPQFINPAKGHVLSQLLVLGVTQISISLTVNAVIAVTAGSIAAFLAGRPFWLVVQRWMMGTVLTALALKMATEAQR encoded by the coding sequence GTGCCCGACGCCGCCAATCATCTCACTTTCGCGCTGATCTGCCTCGGCATGGTGCTCACGCCTGGGCCGAACATGATCTACCTGATCTCGCGCTCGCTGTCGCAAGGGCCGAAGGCGGGGCTGATCTCGCTGGGCGGCGTGGCGCTGGGCTTCCTGTTCTACGTCGTGTCGGCCGCTCTCGGCATCACGGCGCTGATTTTCGCCGTGCCTTTCGCCTATGACGCGCTGCGCATCGCCGGCGCGCTTTACCTTTTGTGGCTCGCCTGGCAGGCGCTGAGGCCCGGCGGCCGCTCGCCGTTCCAGGTGCGCGAGCTGCCGAAGGACAGGCCGCGCAAGCTGTTCGTCATGGGGCTGATGACCAACCTGCTCAACCCGAAAGTGGCGGTGCTCTATCTCTCGCTGCTGCCGCAGTTCATCAACCCTGCCAAGGGCCATGTGCTGTCGCAGCTTCTGGTGCTGGGCGTGACGCAGATCTCGATCAGCCTCACCGTCAACGCCGTCATCGCGGTGACCGCCGGCTCGATCGCCGCCTTCCTCGCCGGACGGCCGTTCTGGCTGGTCGTCCAGCGCTGGATGATGGGCACGGTGCTGACCGCTCTCGCCTTGAAGATGGCGACCGAAGCGCAGCGTTAA
- a CDS encoding DUF2189 domain-containing protein, with the protein MAGFHVMADARGMHVQPTVRHITTSDLWDALRLGAEDFWAKPSHYVFLCLIYPIVGLILTQWSSGSNAIQLVYPLMSGFALIGPFAAIGLYEISRRRELGMSSRWHHALDVRHSPALPSIAVIGVLLFALFLLWLFTAQSLYTSLFGAEPPASVGTFLRDVLTTGKGWTLILLGNAAGFIFAVVVLATTVIAFPLLLDRDVGAVSAIETSARAVIVNPLQMALWGLTVAVLLVIGSIPLFAGLAVVMPILGHATWHLYRKVVEPEQIRPVRRPM; encoded by the coding sequence ATGGCCGGTTTTCATGTCATGGCGGACGCGCGAGGGATGCATGTGCAGCCCACGGTGCGCCACATCACCACGTCTGATCTGTGGGATGCGTTGCGGCTCGGCGCCGAGGATTTCTGGGCCAAGCCTTCGCACTATGTGTTCCTATGCCTGATCTATCCGATCGTCGGCCTGATCCTGACGCAGTGGTCGTCGGGCTCCAACGCCATTCAGCTCGTCTATCCGCTGATGTCCGGCTTCGCGCTGATCGGACCCTTCGCGGCGATCGGCCTCTATGAGATCAGCCGCCGGCGCGAACTCGGCATGAGCAGCCGCTGGCACCATGCGCTGGACGTGCGTCATTCGCCGGCGCTGCCCTCGATCGCGGTGATCGGCGTCCTGCTTTTCGCGCTGTTCCTTCTGTGGCTGTTCACCGCGCAATCGCTCTACACCAGCCTGTTCGGCGCCGAGCCGCCGGCTTCGGTCGGCACCTTCCTGCGCGACGTGCTGACGACCGGCAAGGGCTGGACGCTGATCCTGCTCGGCAATGCGGCAGGCTTCATCTTCGCGGTCGTCGTGCTGGCCACCACCGTGATTGCCTTCCCGCTGCTGCTCGACCGCGATGTCGGCGCCGTCTCGGCGATCGAAACCTCGGCGCGCGCGGTAATAGTCAATCCGCTGCAGATGGCGCTCTGGGGCCTGACGGTCGCCGTGCTTCTGGTGATCGGCTCGATCCCGCTGTTTGCGGGGCTCGCCGTCGTCATGCCGATCCTCGGCCACGCGACCTGGCACCTCTACCGCAAGGTGGTCGAGCCGGAGCAGATCCGGCCGGTTCGCCGGCCGATGTAG
- a CDS encoding CAP domain-containing protein — translation MIARIRGRMTSLTTDFRNLDRRALLKAIGLKAAGLAALTAIAACTSVSLPTGEGAGVSSSAITTLSTIRTSAGLPALVPDAQLEQAALQQAGYMASRARMSHTTGWGKDFASRMKDNGVHGAAGENIAEGRFDLQKLFDIWMHSDGHRRNMLDPDFSRFGLAYVRDGRDPGLRYWALVLGR, via the coding sequence ATGATCGCCCGTATCAGAGGCCGCATGACCAGCCTGACCACCGATTTCCGCAATCTCGACAGACGCGCATTGCTCAAAGCCATTGGACTCAAGGCCGCCGGCCTTGCGGCGCTCACCGCCATTGCCGCCTGCACCAGCGTCTCGCTGCCGACCGGCGAAGGCGCCGGCGTGTCGTCCTCCGCTATCACCACCTTGAGCACGATCCGCACATCGGCCGGACTGCCGGCGCTGGTTCCGGATGCGCAGCTCGAACAGGCCGCACTCCAGCAGGCCGGCTACATGGCCTCGCGCGCCCGCATGAGCCACACCACCGGCTGGGGCAAGGATTTCGCCTCGCGCATGAAGGACAACGGCGTACACGGCGCGGCGGGCGAGAACATCGCCGAGGGCCGCTTCGACCTGCAGAAGCTGTTCGACATCTGGATGCATTCGGACGGCCACCGTCGCAACATGCTCGATCCGGACTTCAGCCGGTTCGGGCTCGCCTATGTGCGCGACGGCCGCGACCCCGGCCTGCGCTACTGGGCGCTGGTGCTGGGTAGATAG
- a CDS encoding DHA2 family efflux MFS transporter permease subunit, translated as MSTPEPFKEVPHRGLITVALMLATIMQALDTTIANVALPTMTGDLGASPDNINWVLTSYIVAAAIMTPVTGWLADRLGRKELFLASVVGFTIFSMACGMAWSLETMVLFRLLQGVFGAAIVPLSQTFLLDINPRERHGQAMAIWGAGIMLGPILGPTLGGWLTENFNWRWVFFINLPVGILAFLGMAAYLPAVAKRVRNFDFFGFAMISLGVGALQLLLDRGGEVDWFSSTEIWVELGLSITGFWVFIIHTVTSEHPFIDPKIFLDRNFVTGLGFIFVMGVLILASMSLLPPMLANIFGYPTVTIGVVLGPRGIGTMISMLVVGRIMHRIDARILVAIGFLLTAQSLYTMASFTPQMDNWLIISSGVIQGLGMGMVFVPLSAVAFATLDARYRTDATSLFSLVRNLGSSIGVSVVAALMVQNTQINHSELGAFINPYNPNLWAASPAAAGGDPSALSQVDRLVNVQAMMISYINDFKILMVMTLIAVPFVILLRKPKAAPAGGAPAAHMD; from the coding sequence ATGAGCACGCCCGAACCCTTCAAGGAAGTGCCGCATCGCGGCCTGATCACGGTCGCGCTGATGCTGGCGACGATCATGCAGGCGCTCGACACCACGATCGCCAATGTCGCGCTGCCGACCATGACCGGCGATCTCGGCGCCTCGCCCGACAATATCAACTGGGTGCTGACCTCCTACATCGTCGCCGCCGCGATCATGACGCCGGTCACCGGCTGGCTCGCCGACCGCCTCGGCCGCAAGGAGCTGTTCCTGGCCTCCGTCGTCGGCTTCACCATCTTCTCCATGGCCTGCGGCATGGCCTGGAGCCTCGAGACGATGGTGCTCTTTCGCCTGCTGCAGGGCGTGTTCGGCGCGGCGATCGTGCCTCTGTCGCAGACCTTCCTGCTCGACATCAATCCCAGGGAGCGCCATGGCCAGGCGATGGCCATCTGGGGCGCCGGCATCATGCTGGGGCCGATCCTCGGGCCGACGCTCGGCGGCTGGCTGACCGAGAATTTCAACTGGCGCTGGGTCTTCTTCATCAACCTGCCGGTCGGTATCCTCGCCTTCCTCGGCATGGCAGCCTATCTGCCTGCCGTCGCCAAGCGCGTGCGCAACTTCGATTTCTTCGGCTTCGCCATGATCTCGCTCGGCGTCGGCGCGCTGCAGCTGCTGCTCGACCGCGGCGGCGAGGTCGACTGGTTCTCTTCCACCGAGATCTGGGTCGAGCTCGGCCTGTCGATCACCGGCTTCTGGGTGTTCATCATCCACACCGTGACGTCGGAGCATCCCTTCATCGACCCAAAAATCTTCCTCGACCGCAATTTCGTGACCGGGCTGGGCTTCATCTTCGTCATGGGTGTGCTGATCCTGGCCTCGATGTCGCTGCTGCCGCCGATGCTTGCCAACATCTTCGGCTACCCGACTGTGACCATCGGCGTCGTGCTGGGGCCGCGCGGCATCGGCACGATGATCTCGATGCTGGTCGTCGGCCGCATCATGCATCGGATCGACGCGCGTATCCTGGTCGCCATCGGCTTCCTGCTCACCGCGCAGTCGCTCTACACCATGGCGAGCTTCACGCCGCAGATGGACAACTGGCTGATCATCTCGTCCGGCGTCATACAGGGCCTCGGCATGGGCATGGTGTTCGTGCCGCTGTCGGCGGTGGCCTTCGCCACGCTCGACGCGCGCTATCGCACCGATGCCACCTCGCTGTTCAGCCTGGTGCGCAATCTGGGTTCCTCGATCGGCGTGTCGGTGGTTGCGGCGCTGATGGTGCAGAACACGCAGATCAACCACAGCGAGCTCGGAGCCTTCATCAACCCCTACAACCCCAATCTGTGGGCTGCCTCGCCGGCCGCCGCGGGCGGCGATCCCTCAGCGCTTTCGCAGGTCGACAGGCTGGTGAACGTCCAGGCGATGATGATCTCCTACATCAACGACTTCAAAATCCTGATGGTGATGACGCTGATCGCCGTTCCGTTCGTGATCCTGCTGCGCAAGCCGAAGGCCGCGCCGGCCGGCGGCGCGCCGGCAGCGCATATGGATTGA
- a CDS encoding HlyD family secretion protein gives MNAAAKIEDNVTKLEMEAQPAGKASAEPIGKASAEPIAEAPAQPAPAPVSVAPAPQPTPAPRKKRRTGRFLLMVALPLALLAGGAYVWVTGGRYQETENANLQQARISIASDTAGRIVKVGIADNQTVKAGDLLFVIDPEPYRIALAQADAAVAAARLNVEQLRAAYSQAMAQEKSASSEVDYAQSQYDRAADLAQKGINAKSALDEARNDLDKAKQQLAVAEQGIVSAKAALGGNPDIETDKHPTVMSAIAARDKAAYDLAQTTVKAPADGVVYQASSFKVGQYVAVGTPLFALVETGDTWIDANFKETQLTHMKPGQKAEIVVDTYPGRTFEATVKAIGAGTGAEFSLLPAQNATGNWVKVTQRIPVRLELIDPDAKMALRTGMSATVTVDTGVARGLPSIFGHATAGEQAQ, from the coding sequence ATGAACGCGGCAGCCAAGATAGAAGACAACGTCACCAAGCTTGAGATGGAGGCGCAGCCGGCCGGCAAGGCGTCGGCGGAGCCGATCGGCAAGGCGTCGGCGGAGCCGATTGCCGAAGCCCCGGCGCAACCGGCGCCCGCCCCGGTTTCGGTGGCACCCGCGCCGCAGCCGACGCCGGCGCCGAGGAAGAAGCGCCGTACGGGCCGCTTCCTGCTGATGGTCGCGCTGCCGCTCGCGCTGCTCGCCGGCGGCGCTTATGTCTGGGTGACGGGCGGGCGCTACCAGGAAACAGAGAACGCCAACCTGCAGCAGGCCAGGATCTCGATCGCCTCGGATACGGCCGGCCGCATCGTTAAGGTCGGCATTGCCGACAACCAGACGGTCAAGGCGGGCGATCTTCTCTTCGTCATCGACCCCGAGCCCTACAGGATTGCGCTGGCCCAGGCGGACGCGGCGGTGGCCGCCGCGCGCCTCAATGTCGAGCAGCTGCGCGCCGCCTACAGCCAGGCCATGGCGCAGGAGAAGTCGGCGAGCAGCGAAGTGGATTACGCACAGTCGCAATATGACCGCGCCGCCGATCTCGCCCAGAAGGGCATCAATGCCAAGTCGGCGCTGGATGAGGCCCGCAACGACCTCGACAAGGCCAAGCAGCAGCTGGCGGTCGCCGAGCAGGGCATCGTCAGCGCCAAGGCGGCGCTCGGCGGCAACCCGGACATCGAGACCGACAAGCATCCGACCGTGATGTCGGCGATCGCCGCGCGCGACAAGGCCGCCTACGACCTCGCGCAGACCACGGTGAAGGCGCCCGCCGACGGCGTCGTCTACCAGGCCTCGTCCTTCAAGGTCGGCCAGTATGTCGCCGTCGGCACGCCGCTGTTCGCGCTGGTCGAGACCGGCGACACCTGGATCGACGCCAATTTCAAGGAGACCCAGCTCACCCATATGAAGCCGGGCCAGAAGGCGGAGATCGTGGTCGACACCTATCCGGGCCGGACCTTCGAGGCGACCGTCAAGGCGATCGGCGCCGGCACCGGCGCCGAGTTCTCGCTGCTGCCCGCCCAGAACGCCACCGGCAACTGGGTCAAGGTCACCCAGCGCATCCCCGTGCGCCTGGAATTGATCGACCCCGACGCCAAGATGGCGCTGCGCACCGGCATGAGCGCGACGGTCACCGTCGATACAGGTGTGGCGCGCGGCCTGCCGTCGATCTTCGGCCACGCCACGGCCGGCGAGCAGGCGCAATAG
- a CDS encoding MarR family transcriptional regulator, with protein sequence MVSDGIDRLGFLIHDVQRLMRKRFEARASGLGLSSAQWRLLVRVAKEAGVAQARLAELLEIEPISVSRLVDRMEEGGWIERRQDATDRRVRMIFPTEKANAAYADVKSLAGEVYEESLTGVSPEDRRILIRVLDTIVQNLTDGETSSLEKMKNKEGAAA encoded by the coding sequence ATGGTTTCAGACGGCATCGACAGATTGGGATTTTTGATCCACGACGTGCAGCGTCTCATGCGCAAGCGCTTCGAGGCGCGCGCCAGTGGATTGGGCCTCTCCTCGGCGCAATGGCGGCTTCTCGTCCGCGTCGCCAAGGAGGCGGGCGTGGCGCAGGCGCGGCTTGCCGAACTGCTCGAGATCGAGCCGATCAGCGTCTCGCGCCTGGTCGACAGGATGGAGGAGGGCGGCTGGATCGAGCGCCGCCAGGACGCCACCGACCGCCGCGTTCGCATGATCTTCCCGACCGAGAAGGCAAACGCGGCCTATGCCGACGTCAAGAGCCTCGCCGGCGAGGTCTATGAGGAATCGCTCACCGGCGTGTCGCCGGAAGACCGCCGCATCCTGATCCGGGTGCTCGACACGATCGTGCAGAATCTGACGGACGGTGAAACGTCGTCCCTGGAAAAGATGAAGAATAAGGAAGGCGCAGCAGCATGA